A single window of Drosophila suzukii chromosome 3, CBGP_Dsuzu_IsoJpt1.0, whole genome shotgun sequence DNA harbors:
- the LOC108012939 gene encoding serine-rich adhesin for platelets, whose translation MDASPLSPEQAPILATGRSLDQQVDASSPNHSNYSNLTNSSSSGSSASSPSACSSSSSSSSAPQYSADIRAAALHPQQLPPHPQQQRGSASGSRSGSGSVKTCELDVGEERDTFSPISSPDCNGAAAVDVLPSSSGSVDNKIYEGGSKVKPPSKEEKQRQNEEIVCMETSTVSTETGSWESMYPAANVAPPEEPEETEETPSVFKGISASSLLRDLEKRDQPLSTSGTSACFIDASSLRDEDEVLSFPSLDGHAQEEEVGQEVNGEEEEAEPSPTQQLEQFHKSFARCKGVRSIQQQQEQQDLPDEPEVEVDRPAAMSVPYSFQHNAQHFSVHPLGSSPKFSHHQQQQHHHPDLSYTTDYSSSSPAPSLVWSEQGRTHQQGGGASSSTPHNSMVHIEPASAGSNNSSIHRDYTLSSSLSHHRDSGAYCSDATDSPLPLPRTPKRSSKFDEANPIVSGGASIEDFREKQCESPSIKRRTDTCPIVSGGFVSLDFAPTRPLADEDDEEDLNEDAEIAGVEMRVKTGLLQRKPVPGIASWVVDMSDCRPERRRSTSSTTSSFRERSDSNSSHKSGCGFYVSLDDMDRKPPQEQPKPTAAAVAPLSQLSKSYTAPKSAGFFVDLSQSGKDEEPAPKDQELAEAKEEAKPEPKNIFSMFIDFGEQKTPRSNGRKEPLSLAQRLSSSLSSSASRRVGDTEVMKSSASSTETLMAKSANQKDMSAGSGESKSLDYRCNLEPPLTVAALRRLSQQHRQQSDPAKRHSWGSNGQPEQASGSGVGTAGNDCKRSISLTANGATDSAGAGLMSIIDKLPIISKASSLSIDSSVSPYDDFSGSNPGLSSCSEEEQQGLAQGRIKKRRRDAQLNETYDKSSLASVTEGILSKDLSPASNTDTDDLTFQQDEQLAKEQAELIAAVPLQLSTSSNRTSSVMETIIEAKETASPKKQVTLNNGHTMESLHATIEKQKQLLETVNEHGEQTAQQPTQIPSSFVKLSDMDKPVKHDLQSPDSMSKSVGNNHRSSQLGQRLYRDENRARPHSWAMTRSTGNTLQNFTNSVDNIRSLSRLFPNFSKEFSNSLPNGMTLEQVQGQQVDYIQTDLSADSSLASSFSRSGMDESSLSCRQPRRLGEDLLKMFLQEIATDMLVEVHGRRIRAHKCILRSRCQYFAAMLAGHGSQSVVSLQGYSYAAVHFALCHIYSGASHPPDGISLMELAALADLLGLEGLKEVTSHALKTNYCHNFHKPCSGCTDGILQVLPVALNHALDDLYRKCLRWTCRHYLKVWPTRQFAQLPPDILGRCRQQIVAYLTSETVLDTVLDCDHLLAQLSAYRWGHVCEQLVREILEAAYAYVGDHFASLIASDSFLSLGHDRSRHIPRLETLLLHTAAELTPEQACRSYQRVTRLNTVLQAKVIHMPASLGQSELARELQGLQEEQLDWQPEYIRLVGALVYAVEQCLIRQCSRAMRVTAWQRMDLELRKKIQTLARLTEPLDMKRQNGKPVSKAFSFGGSTRSQDLVQIKLAIQAQTKRAHAQETLLYKATQTQDATGGVGHVQTAERGVQANHESREGGSKLLKSNSRAYVPHRASSQVASERNSLNLHRRTQSEAPPVTHKKPATAAQAAFTGEPKTAQGKPTAVTAKLGEVRPRYLEPRKPRAAAPSATNGHGSGPVRSATSSSIPASGGRKAPAKNLHISSSDSSRNSSPAARRVQNGTRLGNKSSNLSMDSLASPARRAKSSSRGPQDRYSSDQNSLAESMKSSVITNKTISHESLSGSSKLARIQQLNGHGKGTSPGKVKATQRSSTVGNKSTRQLKQQHNAMASNGSSPSSVHTTKSAASRLSSVSSTLSTRELFKQRSISVPAGGTDGAPSKGRHSFLSAKSREILAKRAEKNKLQQQQQQQHKQTEAPVEERGSVQLRSSAGPLRSSSHSAVSSMLQQHNLRNSLPSSIPTRRPNTLHLKKTTALTNGVGGPTKTGTNGLSNGSYKSAQAVKQKLDLLIDAQLESGLPRERVESKLERSSTFCKDSADLDISELQIVE comes from the exons ATGGATGCATCGCCCCTGTCGCCGGAACAGGCTCCCATCTTGGCCACCGGAAGGTCATTGGACCAGCAGGTGGACGCCAGTTCGCCCAACCACTCGAACTACTCGAATCtcaccaacagcagcagcagcgggaGCAGTGCCAGCAGTCCCTCGGCCTGCTCCTCCTCGTCTTCCTCATCCTCGGCGCCCCAGTATAGTGCAGATATCCGTGCGGCCGCACTGCATCCACAGCAGCTTCCGCCGCATCCCCAGCAGCAGAGAGGATCTGCCTCGGGATCCCGCTCAGGGTCGGGTTCGGTTAAAACCTGTGAGCTTGACGTGGGCGAGGAACGCGATACCTTCTCGCCAATCTCCAGTCCAGACTGCAACGGAGCTGCCGCCGTGGATGTCCTGCCCTCCTCCAGTGGCTCTGTGGACAACAAGATATACGAGGGAGGCAGCAAGGTGAAGCCACCTTCTAAAGAGGAGAAACAGCGACAGAACGAGGAGATTGTCTGCATGGAGACCTCGACGGTGTCCACGGAAACTGGCTCCTGGGAGTCCATGTATCCCGCAGCGAACGTTGCTCCGCCGGAGGAACCCGAGGAAACGGAGGAAACCCCTTCGGTTTTCAAGGGCATCAGTGCCAGCTCCCTGCTGCGGGATCTGGAGAAGCGGGATCAGCCGTTGTCCACCTCTGGAACGAGTGCCTGCTTCATAGACGCCTCTTCGCTGAGGGATGAGGATGAGGTGCTGTCCTTTCCCAGCCTAGATGGTCACGCTCAGGAGGAGGAAGTTGGTCAGGAGGTAAACGGtgaggaggaggaggccgAACCCTCGCCCACACAGCAGCTGGAGCAGTTTCACAAGTCCTTTGCCCGGTGCAAAGGTGTGAGATCAATACAACAacagcaggagcagcaagaTCTACCGGATGAGCCCGAGGTGGAGGTGGATCGACCTGCTGCCATGTCGGTGCCCTACAGCTTCCAGCACAATGCCCAGCACTTCAGTGTGCATCCCCTGGGCAGCAGCCCCAAGTTCAGCCaccaccaacagcagcagcatcatcaTCCCGATCTCAGCTACACCACGGACTACTCCTCCAGCAGTCCGGCTCCGAGTTTGGTGTGGTCAGAGCAGGGCAGGACTCACCAACAGGGTGGGGGAGCCTCCTCCTCCACGCCCCACAACTCGATGGTGCACATTGAACCCGCGTCGGCGGGCAGCAATAACTCCTCCATTCACAGGGATTACACGCTATCTTCCTCACTCTCGCATCACCGGGATTCGGGTGCTTACTGCAGTGATGCCACGGACTCGCCGCTTCCACTACCGCGCACTCCAAAAAGAAGTTCCAAGTTCGATGAGGCCAATCCCATTGTTTCGGGCGGAGCATCCATCGAGGATTTCCGGGAGAAACAGTGCGAGAGTCCCAGCATCAAGAGACGCACAGACACCTGCCCGATTGTCTCGGGGGGATTCGTGTCCCTGGACTTTGCGCCCACTCGCCCGCTGGCGGATGAGGATGACGAGGAGGACCTCAACGAAGATGCAGAGATAGCCGGTGTGGAGATGCGAGTCAAGACGGGACTGCTGCAGAGGAAGCCCGTGCCGGGCATCGCCTCCTGGGTGGTGGACATGAGTGACTGCCGGCCGGagagaaggaggagcaccagcagcaccACTTCCAGCTTCCGCGAGCGCTCTGATTCGAACAGTTCGCACAAGAGCGGGTGTGGATTCTATGTTTCATTGGATGACATGGACAGGAAACCGCCCCAGGAGCAGCCAAAGCCCACTGCTGCTGCAGTGGCTCCTCTATCGCAGCTAAGCAAATCATACACGGCACCCAAGTCAGCTGGATTCTTCGTAGACCTTTCCCAGAGTGGCAAGGATGAAGAGCCGGCGCCCAAGGATCAGGAGTTGGCTGAGGCCAAGGAGGAAGCCAAGCCGGAacccaaaaatatattctCTATGTTCATTGATTTTGGGGAGCAAAAGACCCCACGTTCAAATGGGCGAAAGGAACCGTTGAGTCTGGCCCAGAGGCTGTCCAGCTCTCTGAGCTCCTCGGCTTCGCGAAGAGTAGGCGACACCGAGGTGATGAAATCCAGCGCCAGTTCCACGGAGACCCTGATGGCCAAAAGCGCGAACCAAAAGGATATGTCAGCGGGATCTGGGGAGAGTAAGTCCCTGGATTACAGATGCAATTTAGAGCCTCCTTTAACGGTGGCTGCACTACGTCGTCTTTCGCAGCAGCATCGCCAGCAGAGCGATCCCGCCAAGCGTCACAGCTGGGGCAGCAATGGCCAGCCGGAGCAGGCATCCGGATCGGGAGTCGGAACGGCGGGCAACGATTGCAAGCGTTCCATCAGTCTGACTGCCAATGGGGCCACGGATTCGGCGGGAGCGGGTCTAATGAGCATCATTGACAAGCTGCCCATAATATCCAAGGCCTCCTCGCTCTCCATCGATAGCTCTGTCTCGCCCTACGACGACTTCAGTGGCTCCAATCCTGGTCTGAGCAGTTGTTCGGAGGAAGAGCAGCAGGGTCTGGCCCAGGGAAGGATCAAGAAGAGGCGAAGGGATGCTCAGTTGAATGAGACCTATGACAAATCCAGTTTGGCCTCGGTCACGGAGGGCATCCTCTCTAAGGACTTGTCGCCCGCTTCCAATACCGATACGGATGATCTCACCTTCCAGCAGGACGAACAGCTGGCCAAGGAGCAGGCGGAACTGATTGCTGCAGTGCCCCTGCAGCTAAGCACCAGCTCCAACCGCACCAGCAGCGTAATGGAGACCATCATCGAGGCCAAGGAGACGGCCTCGCCGAAGAAGCAGGTTACCTTGAACAATGGACACACCATGGAATCTCTACATGCCACTATTGAAAAGCAAAAGCAACTGCTGGAGACTGTCAACGAGCACGGGGAACAGACGGCGCAGCAGCCCACCCAGATCCCCTCGAGCTTTGTCAAGCTCTCCGATATGGACAAGCCTGTGAAGCACGACCTGCAGTCACCGGATTCGATGAGCAAGAGCGTGGGCAACAACCACAGGAGCTCCCAGCTGGGTCAGCGACTGTACAGGGACGAGAACCGGGCGCGTCCGCACTCCTGGGCCATGACCCGATCCACAGGGAATACGCTGCAGAACTTCACCAACTCGGTGGACAACATAAGAAGTCTGTCCCGGCTGTTTCCCAACTTCTCCAAGGAGTTCTCCAATTCGCTGCCCAATGGGATGACCCTGGAGCAGGTTCAGGGCCAGCAGGTGGACTATATCCAAACGGATCTCAGTGCGGACTCTAGTCTGGCCTCCAGCTTCAGCAGATCGGGCATGGATGAATCCTCGCTGAGCTGCAGGCAGCCCAGGCGATTAGGTGAGGATTTGCTCAAGATGTTCCTGCAGGAGATTGCCACCGACATGCTGGTGGAGGTGCACGGTCGTCGCATACGCGCCCACAAATGCATCCTGCGCTCCCGCTGTCAGTACTTTGCCGCCATGCTGGCGGGTCATGGGTCACAGAGTGTGGTCTCCCTGCAGGGCTACTCCTACGCAGCCGTGCATTTCGCTCTCTGTCACATCTACTCGGGTGCCTCGCATCCACCGGATGGCATTAGTCTAATGGAACTGGCCGCTCTGGCGGATCTACTGGGACTAGAGGGTCTGAAGGAGGTTACCTCGCATGCTCTGAAGACGAACTACTGCCACAACTTCCATAAGCCGTGCTCCGGATGCACCGATGGCATCCTGCAGGTGCTGCCCGTGGCCCTGAACCATGCGCTGGATGATCTGTACAGGAAGTGCCTGCGCTGGACGTGCCGCCACTACCTGAAGGTGTGGCCCACCAGGCAGTTTGCCCAGCTGCCCCCGGATATACTTGGCCGATGTCGCCAGCAGATTGTGGCTTATTTG ACCTCGGAGACGGTGCTGGACACGGTGCTCGACTGCGACCACCTGCTGGCCCAATTGTCTGCCTATCGCTGGGGCCACGTCTGCGAGCAGCTGGTGCGCGAGATCCTGGAGGCAGCCTACGCCTATGTGGGTGATCACTTTGCCAGTTTGATCGCCAGCGATTCCTTCCTTTCGCTGGGCCACGACCGCAGCAGGCACATTCCGCGCCTGGAGACGCTGCTCCTGCACACGGCTGCTGAACTGACGCCGGAACAGGCCTGTCGCAGCTACCAGCGGGTAACCCGATTGAACACCGTGCTGCAGGCAAAGGTCATCCATATGCCGGCCAGCCTGGGCCAATCGGAGCTGGCTAGGGAGCTGCAGGGTCTGCAGGAGGAGCAATTGGATTGGCAGCCGGAGTACATTCGACTTGTGGGAGCCCTCGTCTATGCCGTCGAGCAGTGCCTCATCCGGCAATGCTCACGGGCCATGCGCGTCACCGCCTGGCAACGCATGGATCTGGAGCTGCGAAAGAAGATACAGACGCTGGCCCGTCTCACCGAACCGCTGGACATGAAGCGGCAGAATGGCAAGCCGGTGAGCAAGGCCTTCTCCTTTGGCGGCAGCACACGTAGCCAGGATCTCGTGCAGATCAAGTTGGCCATCCAGGCGCAGACGAAGCGAGCCCATGCCCAGGAGACCTTATTGTACAAGGCCACCCAGACGCAGGATGCAACTGGTGGAGTGGGTCATGTCCAGACAGCCGAGAGGGGAGTCCAGGCCAATCATGAGTCCCGGGAGGGAGGCA GCAAACTGCTCAAGAGCAACTCCCGTGCATACGTTCCACATCGCGCCAGCTCCCAGGTGGCTTCGGAGCGCAACAGCTTGAATCTCCATCGACGCACACAGTCGGAGGCTCCGCCGGTAACCCACAAGAAACCGGCTACAGCTGCACAGGCTGCTTTCACAGGTGAACCCAAGACTGCCCAAGGAAAACCTACCGCGGTGACGGCCAAACTGGGTGAAGTTCGTCCTCGCTACTTGGAACCGCGCAAGCCAAGGGCTGCGGCTCCATCCGCCACAAACGGCCATGGTAGCGGACCCGTGCGCAGTGCCACCAGCTCGAGCATTCCCGCCAGTGGAGGCAGGAAGGCGCCGGCCAAAAACCTGCACATCTCTTCCAGCGACAGCTCACGGAACTCGAGTCCGGCGGCGCGCAGAGTGCAGAATGGCACGCGGCTGGGCAACAAGTCGAGCAATCTCTCCATGGACAGCCTGGCATCGCCGGCTCGGCGGGCTAAGAGCAGCTCTCGCGGACCACAGGATCGATACTCGTCCGACCAGAACTCGCTGGCGGAGAGCATGAAGAGCTCTGTGATCACAAACAAAACGATCTCACACGAGTCGCTCTCGGGCAGCTCGAAACTGGCCAGAATCCAGCAGCTTAACGGCCATGGCAAAGGAACTTCACCCGGAAAGGTCAAGGCAACGCAGCGGAGCTCCACTGTGGGCAACAAGTCGACGCGTCAGCTGAAGCAACAGCACAATGCGATGGCCTCCAATGGATCCAGTCCCAGTTCGGTGCACACAACCAAGTCGGCAGCCAGTCGCCTGTCTTCCGTGAGCAGTACACTTTCCACGCGGGAGCTGTTTAAGCAGCGCTCCATTTCAGTGCCAGCGGGTGGGACAGATGGAGCGCCAAGCAAAGGACGCCACAGCTTCCTTTCGGCCAAGTCCCGAGAGATTCTGGCCAAGCGGGCGGAGAAGAACAAGctacagcagcagcaacagcagcagcataaGCAAACCGAAGCTCCGGTCGAGGAGCGTGGATCGGTCCAACTGCGTTCCTCCGCCGGCCCCCTGCGCTCCTCCTCACATTCCGCGGTGTCCAGCATGCTGCAGCAGCACAATCTGCGCAACAGCTTGCCCTCCAGCATTCCCACCCGACGTCCCAACACGCTGCATCTGAAGAAAACCACTGCGTTGACCAATGGAGTGGGTGGCCCCACTAAAACGGGCACCAATGGCCTGTCGAATGGAAGCTACAAGTCGGCCCAGGCGGTCAAACAGAAGCTGGACCTGCTCATCGATGCCCAACTGGAGAGTGGGCTGCCCAGGGAGCGTGTGGAGTCCAAGCTGGAACGATCCAGCACCTTCTGCAAGGACAGTGCCGATCTGGACATAAGCGAATTGCAGATTGTGGAGTAA
- the LOC108012940 gene encoding TOX high mobility group box family member 4 isoform X1: protein MKKFLSRRMLSLDQSMLNDDDDEEDCDTYGSGGGGIVGGQSLVAQPQQQQQQQQLQPQAPPKPLAPFALFFRDTVTAIKQQNPACSLEKMQVIVQTMWDSLDETQKTVYSLRHEQEKRDYVRLMRDYRHQLSESEATSELETAPPAVAPPQSIVVPPPLDTPKVEAVEEPAQPAPEQIQLLTEAATVQKCTREQCNKPAIINPDWEDEYCSNECVVIHCRNVFNDWVLTMKS, encoded by the exons ATGAAGAAGTTTCTA TCGCGGAGAATGCTTAGCCTGGATCAGTCCATGTTGaacgatgacgatgacgagGAGGATTGCGACACATATGGTAGCGGTGGAGGTGGAATAGTTGGAGGACAGAGCCTAGTGGCTcagccacagcagcagcaacagcagcagcagctccaaCCGCAAGCACCACCCAAACCGCTAGCGCCCTTTGCCCTGTTCTTCCGCGACACCGTGACGGCCATCAAGCAGCAGAATCCCGCCTGCTCGCTGGAGAAGATGCAGGTGATCGTCCAGACCATGTGGGACTCCCTGGACGAGACGCAAAAGACCGTCTACAGTCTGCGGCATGAGCAGGAGAAGCGTGACTATGTGCGTCTGATGCGGGACTACCGTCATCAGCTGTCCGAATCGGAGGCCACGTCGGAGCTGGAAACAGCACCACCAGCTGTTGCTCCCCCACAGTCGATCGTTGTGCCGCCGCCCCTGGACACACCCAAAGTGGAGGCTGTCGAGGAGCCAGCGCAGCCTGCTCCGGAGCAAATACAACTCCTCACCGAGGCGGCCACCGTGCAGAAGTGTACCCGGGAGCAGTGCAACAAGCCGGCCATCATCAATCCGGACTGGGAGGACGAGTACTGCAGCAACGAGTGCGTGGTCATCCACTGCCGGAATGTGTTCAACGACTGGGTGCTCACCATGAAGTCCTAG
- the LOC108012824 gene encoding uncharacterized protein has protein sequence MIRSKMAWSNNVRLFLKISTQRCQLLSVGSKSEAPGGQKPGIFESDVLASTSNGRHMECLFAKWIKDNSSIHGTWQHFFKELVKEQVDTAMTAPKLYHPNPNDPNLHEMSFQEKANNSLSNVGSMDNRSDKEITFFFTFLTGYSFVLDLNIMETNFRLREK, from the exons ATGATAAGGTCAAAAATGGCATGGAGCAACAACGTTCGCTTGTTTTTAAAGATCTCTACGCAGCGTTGTCAGCTCTTGAGTGTGGGCTCCAAATCCGAGGCACCCGGAGGTCAGAAACCAGGAATCTTCGAGTCCGACGTCCTGGCGAGTACCTCAAACGGCCGGCACATGGAGTGCCTGTTCGCCAAATGGATAAAGGACAATAGCTCTATTCATGGA ACCTGGCAGCATTTCTTCAAGGAGCTGGTAAAGGAACAAGTAGACACCGCGATGACCGCTCCCAAGCTATACCATCCCAACCCCAACGATCCCAATCTTCATG AAATGAGCTTTCAGGAGAAGGCCAATAATAGTCTGAGCAATGTCGGATCCATGGATAACCGTTCAGATAAGgaaattacttttttttttacctttcTTACAGGATACTCTTTTGTTCTCGACTTAAATATAATGGAAACTAATTTTAGATTAAGGGAAAAATAA
- the LOC136116950 gene encoding neurofilament heavy polypeptide, producing MEVLSLSTEIRTSGIYDHTKIGRKIPCFVLTAKGVADPFSKNMTRRMSQKKPPKQPEQSSLTAERNSMASKISKNRRNKFQKKYSSFETFLKYWKQSSKREKLKRHNGPVMVVKKRSIGNSKPNNTMCFKSYYEKRPNQRKGKVLKTINNQEIKVPSKPKKDKPKDRPEVNPMEFIKIPINASQVEDKDKDVNAKDNASKAIKTAKKSTLVSEKSRNTRIPKNKSDTYETLEELIDDIDDSTLNEDSTDSIQPERVNFVESASKKKPVEYKTSLRVFKPKENVKPKTDNQSLDLKQKSALKSKKPNSNKPIPETFRPLRVFNAEQKVVPEDKSWIYWDELTVKSLRKPTPDKEISTSNTASSKNSKDLK from the coding sequence ATGGAAGTTCTTTCACTTTCAACGGAGATCAGGACATCTGGAATATACGACCATACGAAAATTGGCAGAAAAATTCCCTGCTTCGTTTTAACGGCAAAGGGAGTGGCAGATCCGTTTTCCAAAAATATGACTAGGAGAATGTCCCAGAAGAAGCCACCAAAACAACCCGAACAATCATCATTAACGGCGGAAAGGAATTCGATGGCTTCAAAAATATCCAAAAATCGTCGCAACAAATTTCAAAAGAAATACAGTTCCTTTGAAACATTTCTAAAATATTGGAAGCAATCTTCCAAAAGGGAAAAGCTTAAACGACATAATGGTCCAGTAATGGTTGTAAAAAAACGCTCGATTGGAAATTCCAAGCCAAATAATACCATGTGCTTCAAAAGCTATTACGAAAAGAGGCCTAATCAAAGAAAAGGAAAGGTTCTTAAAACCATAAATAATCAGGAAATTAAAGTGCCTTCGAAACCGAAAAAGGATAAGCCAAAGGATCGGCCAGAAGTAAACCCTAtggaatttattaaaattccAATAAATGCTTCTCAAGTAGAGGATAAGGATAAAGATGTGAATGCAAAGGATAACGCTTCAAAGGCCATTAAAACAGCCAAAAAGTCAACATTGGTTTCAGAGAAGAGCAGAAACACACGtattccaaaaaataaaagtgaCACATATGAGACCCTTGAAGAACTAATCGATGATATCGATGACAGCACCTTAAATGAGGATTCAACTGATTCAATTCAACCAGAAAGAGTCAATTTCGTAGAAAGTGCTTCAAAAAAGAAGCCTGTAGAATACAAAACCTCTCTTAGGGTTTTTAAGCCAAAGGAAAATGTTAAGCCAAAAACTGATAACCAAAGTTTAGATCTCAAGCAAAAATCAGCTTTAAAGTCGAAGAAACCAAACTCAAATAAACCGATACCTGAAACATTCAGACCTTTGAGGGTTTTCAATGCCGAACAGAAAGTCGTCCCTGAAGATAAATCGTGGATATATTGGGATGAGTTAACAGTGAAAAGCCTGCGAAAACCGACTCCAGATAAGGAGATAAGCACCTCGAATACAGCAAGTTCAAAGAACTCCAAGGACCTTAAATAA
- the LOC108012940 gene encoding TOX high mobility group box family member 4 isoform X2 → MNQFHTPSFGDVFELNDTPSESPSPSQASRRMLSLDQSMLNDDDDEEDCDTYGSGGGGIVGGQSLVAQPQQQQQQQQLQPQAPPKPLAPFALFFRDTVTAIKQQNPACSLEKMQVIVQTMWDSLDETQKTVYSLRHEQEKRDYVRLMRDYRHQLSESEATSELETAPPAVAPPQSIVVPPPLDTPKVEAVEEPAQPAPEQIQLLTEAATVQKCTREQCNKPAIINPDWEDEYCSNECVVIHCRNVFNDWVLTMKS, encoded by the exons ATGAATCAGTTCCACACGCCCTCGTTCGGCGACGTGTTCGAGCTGAACGACACACCGTCGGAGAGTCCGAGCCCCAGCCAAGCA TCGCGGAGAATGCTTAGCCTGGATCAGTCCATGTTGaacgatgacgatgacgagGAGGATTGCGACACATATGGTAGCGGTGGAGGTGGAATAGTTGGAGGACAGAGCCTAGTGGCTcagccacagcagcagcaacagcagcagcagctccaaCCGCAAGCACCACCCAAACCGCTAGCGCCCTTTGCCCTGTTCTTCCGCGACACCGTGACGGCCATCAAGCAGCAGAATCCCGCCTGCTCGCTGGAGAAGATGCAGGTGATCGTCCAGACCATGTGGGACTCCCTGGACGAGACGCAAAAGACCGTCTACAGTCTGCGGCATGAGCAGGAGAAGCGTGACTATGTGCGTCTGATGCGGGACTACCGTCATCAGCTGTCCGAATCGGAGGCCACGTCGGAGCTGGAAACAGCACCACCAGCTGTTGCTCCCCCACAGTCGATCGTTGTGCCGCCGCCCCTGGACACACCCAAAGTGGAGGCTGTCGAGGAGCCAGCGCAGCCTGCTCCGGAGCAAATACAACTCCTCACCGAGGCGGCCACCGTGCAGAAGTGTACCCGGGAGCAGTGCAACAAGCCGGCCATCATCAATCCGGACTGGGAGGACGAGTACTGCAGCAACGAGTGCGTGGTCATCCACTGCCGGAATGTGTTCAACGACTGGGTGCTCACCATGAAGTCCTAG